In Chondrinema litorale, a single window of DNA contains:
- a CDS encoding helix-turn-helix domain-containing protein: MEVPIIYIGFAQALFTILIFLLKRPFKIADGLLCVLLLAVTCMFLLNIIQYQLHIQNDTWIFSLSISFVYPASLYLYSKYLTKEIEQFKLSDLLHFTSTILLVLALIIYGFGGKSDFLSNLVQYNKQLWLRDILGYCYLFFLWFYGILALKNVKQFRSKIKEIYSYKSASINLIWLHVLVISFLIVYNIIVVISILNNYKIVTQYIDLTRDVSLLVYVYMVSIWGYQQKPLIKETEETATGKYQKSGLKDEQANEHLKKLIDFMEETEAWKDNELTVAKLALQTKIPKHHITQVLNEELQKNFFTFVNEYRVEHAKEMISSAQYQSFTFVGIAYECGFNSKTAFNNFFKKHTEMTPSEYKKSVSQKLEKGM, translated from the coding sequence ATGGAAGTACCAATAATATACATCGGTTTTGCACAGGCATTATTTACAATACTAATCTTCTTACTAAAGCGGCCTTTTAAAATTGCTGATGGATTACTTTGCGTGCTTTTATTAGCAGTCACATGCATGTTTTTGCTAAACATTATTCAATATCAATTGCACATCCAAAACGACACTTGGATATTTTCTTTAAGTATTTCTTTTGTATATCCGGCATCTTTGTACTTGTACTCCAAGTACCTTACAAAAGAGATAGAACAATTTAAACTATCTGATCTACTGCATTTTACGTCAACTATTTTGTTAGTACTAGCTTTAATAATTTATGGTTTTGGTGGAAAGTCTGATTTTTTATCTAACCTAGTTCAATACAATAAGCAATTATGGCTAAGGGATATTTTGGGCTATTGTTACTTATTCTTTTTATGGTTTTATGGAATTTTAGCGCTCAAAAATGTAAAGCAGTTTCGCAGCAAAATCAAAGAGATTTACTCTTATAAATCAGCTTCCATCAACCTAATTTGGCTGCACGTTTTAGTAATTTCATTTCTCATTGTGTACAACATTATTGTTGTAATTAGTATTTTAAACAATTATAAGATTGTTACCCAATATATCGATTTAACCAGAGATGTTTCGCTATTGGTGTATGTATATATGGTGAGTATTTGGGGTTATCAGCAAAAACCTTTAATTAAGGAAACAGAAGAGACCGCAACGGGTAAATACCAGAAATCTGGATTAAAAGATGAGCAAGCAAATGAGCATCTTAAAAAGTTAATTGATTTTATGGAAGAAACAGAAGCTTGGAAAGACAATGAGTTAACTGTTGCCAAATTAGCTTTGCAAACTAAAATACCTAAACACCATATTACTCAGGTGTTGAATGAAGAGTTGCAAAAAAATTTTTTCACATTCGTGAATGAATACAGAGTTGAGCATGCAAAGGAAATGATTAGTTCTGCCCAATATCAATCTTTTACATTTGTGGGGATTGCCTACGAATGTGGCTTCAATTCTAAAACTGCTTTTAATAATTTCTTTAAAAAACATACAGAAATGACTCCGAGTGAATATAAAAAGTCAGTTAGCCAAAAGCTTGAAAAAGGAATGTGA
- a CDS encoding LytR/AlgR family response regulator transcription factor has translation MKIVIIEDEKLTANDLASTIKEYDEQIEIPAILSSVKEAIRYFEQEKEPDLIFSDIELGDGLSFEVFKSTGLQVPVIFCTAYDEYALSAFNANGIDYLLKPFTLSTVGAALDKYFRITQQKQSPITPQFNKVIQLLENRETEPPSTILVHYKEKILPIKLQDIAAFYLENQIVHLITFDKKIYFPSKSLEELEKLTSKYFFRTNRQSLVNREAIVDVSNRLGRKLWVNLKVPLNDSVTVSKEKASTFLDWLSGS, from the coding sequence ATGAAAATAGTAATTATTGAAGATGAAAAGTTAACCGCCAACGATTTAGCATCTACTATAAAAGAGTATGACGAACAAATAGAAATACCAGCAATATTAAGTTCGGTAAAAGAAGCCATTAGGTATTTTGAGCAAGAAAAAGAACCGGATTTAATTTTTAGTGATATTGAATTGGGTGATGGATTAAGCTTCGAAGTATTTAAATCTACTGGTTTACAAGTGCCTGTGATTTTTTGTACTGCTTATGATGAATATGCTCTATCGGCTTTTAATGCCAATGGTATCGACTATCTGCTCAAACCATTTACCCTCTCAACTGTAGGTGCTGCACTCGATAAGTATTTCAGAATTACACAGCAAAAGCAATCACCAATTACGCCTCAATTTAACAAGGTAATACAATTGCTAGAAAACCGCGAAACTGAGCCGCCTTCAACGATTCTTGTTCATTATAAAGAAAAAATCCTGCCTATAAAACTACAAGATATTGCTGCTTTTTATCTGGAAAATCAGATAGTTCACCTCATCACATTCGATAAGAAAATTTACTTCCCAAGTAAAAGTTTAGAAGAGCTGGAGAAGTTAACTAGTAAATATTTCTTTAGGACCAACAGGCAAAGCTTGGTAAATCGCGAAGCTATTGTAGATGTTTCTAATCGCTTGGGTAGAAAGCTTTGGGTTAATTTAAAAGTGCCTCTTAACGATAGTGTGACTGTAAGCAAAGAAAAGGCAAGTACATTTTTGGATTGGCTGTCTGGTAGTTAA
- a CDS encoding sensor histidine kinase — MGNKPPKGILLKINILLAVVITLISLISLSISEMDFYHAIVFASMGGFTLLLIGIVNIYVFDDELLEEITQSKKLRNRFLLSLLISPPTYYFSWVVFSPLAGVDPFIWFTKFRVFVILCLSSWLMNMLIIFFFRYVYMRHAKMYSEIENLQLKSIVSETANQMLKQQIHPHFLFNVLSTIKTLYKQDINQGEEYLVHLANFLRASISDRDSKTVRLSKELLLCADYIKMQQIRFGEALIFDFDLPEEVKHKKFLPYFSIQVLIENAIKHNILTEESPLQITVKLVGDYIEVTNNLQSKKNKESSTSQGLYNLSERYRLISGDEIEISQDENTFTVKIKLLENENSNY; from the coding sequence ATGGGAAACAAACCACCAAAAGGAATTTTATTAAAGATTAATATTCTACTGGCGGTGGTTATCACCTTAATATCACTTATATCGCTTTCGATTTCAGAAATGGACTTTTACCATGCGATAGTATTTGCAAGCATGGGAGGTTTTACACTTTTGCTAATCGGCATAGTAAATATCTATGTATTTGATGATGAGTTATTAGAAGAAATTACACAGTCTAAAAAGTTAAGAAATAGGTTCCTTTTATCATTATTAATAAGTCCTCCAACTTACTACTTTTCTTGGGTTGTTTTTTCACCATTAGCTGGCGTCGATCCTTTCATTTGGTTTACCAAATTCCGAGTTTTTGTCATCTTGTGTTTATCTAGCTGGTTAATGAATATGCTTATCATATTCTTTTTCAGATATGTTTATATGCGACATGCTAAAATGTATTCAGAAATAGAAAATCTACAGCTAAAGTCCATTGTAAGTGAAACGGCCAACCAAATGTTAAAACAACAAATACATCCTCACTTTTTGTTTAATGTGTTAAGTACCATAAAAACATTGTACAAACAAGACATCAATCAGGGAGAAGAATATCTAGTACATTTGGCTAATTTTTTACGTGCTTCCATTTCAGATAGAGATTCAAAAACAGTGAGATTAAGCAAAGAGCTTCTGCTTTGCGCAGATTATATAAAAATGCAGCAAATACGTTTTGGTGAAGCATTAATTTTTGATTTCGATTTACCAGAAGAAGTAAAGCATAAAAAGTTTTTACCTTATTTTTCTATTCAGGTTTTAATAGAAAATGCCATTAAACACAACATCCTTACAGAAGAGTCTCCCTTACAAATTACTGTAAAACTTGTAGGAGATTATATTGAAGTTACTAACAATCTTCAGTCTAAAAAGAATAAAGAGTCTTCTACAAGTCAGGGATTATACAATCTTTCTGAGCGTTACAGACTTATCTCGGGAGATGAAATTGAAATCTCTCAAGATGAAAATACATTTACCGTAAAGATAAAATTGTTAGAAAATGAAAATAGTAATTATTGA